One window of Novipirellula aureliae genomic DNA carries:
- the acnA gene encoding aconitate hydratase AcnA has protein sequence MSFDPFGTRDQFDTGHGMATLYRLSKLEDAGLGQVSRLPFSIRVLLEAVLRNCDGFSVTEQDVKNLAAWNAAAPEKQEVPFKPYRVVLQDFTGVPAIVDLAAMRSAMERIGGDPKKINPLIPVDLVIDHSVQVDFFGTDTSLPQNVAIEFERNRERYEFLRWGQKAFDNFRVVPPNVGIVHQVNLEYLAKVVAIVETEDGPVALPDTLVGTDSHTTMINGLGVLGWGVGGIEAEANMLGQPLYMLMPEVVGFELTGALPQGATATDMVLRVVEILRQEGVVGKFVEFFGKGMNKMSVADRATIANMAPEYGATMGFFPVDDITLEYMRQTGRTEQQVDLVERYCKEQGLFRLDDGPELNYTKQLSLDLSTVQPSLAGPKRPQDRIELKDMKKAFEHSLTAPVGKTGFGLKNDDLARTATVQNDGNSSEITHGAVVIAAITSCTNTSNPSVMIGAGLLAKKAAERGLKVASHVKTSLAPGSRVVTEYLDKAGLTESLNKLGFNTVGYGCTTCIGNSGPLPEPVAKAIKAGDLVASAVLSGNRNFEGRVNPLTKANYLASPPLVVAYALAGTTDIDMINEPLGQDDSGNDVFLKDLWPTNEEIRETMLRSIDPEMFTRQYETSVSGNERWNAIDVADSAIYPWDDDSTYIHHPPFLDSVTGEKVPSIGPIKGARVMALLGDSVTTDHISPAGAIASDGPAGQFLQKSGVPIREFNSFGSRRGNDRVMVRGTFANIRIRNQMAPGTEGGVTRHLPDGDVTSIYEASMKYQSEGVPLVVLAGTEYGTGSSRDWAAKGTMLLGVKAVIAASYERIHRSNLVGMGVLPLEFADGATWQSLGLTGEEIIDIPDLSDSMEPRSTIVVHATDVNNNTKTFPCIVRIDTPVELSYFRNGGILPTVLRNLSESK, from the coding sequence GTGAGCTTCGATCCCTTCGGCACCCGCGACCAATTTGACACCGGCCATGGCATGGCCACCCTTTACCGGCTCAGCAAACTCGAGGACGCAGGGCTTGGCCAAGTCAGCCGCCTACCGTTTTCGATACGCGTGCTGCTCGAAGCGGTACTTCGAAACTGCGACGGCTTTTCGGTAACCGAACAAGATGTCAAGAATTTGGCGGCCTGGAACGCAGCAGCTCCCGAGAAACAGGAGGTCCCGTTCAAACCCTACCGTGTGGTGTTGCAGGATTTCACGGGAGTGCCCGCGATCGTCGATCTGGCAGCAATGCGGTCGGCGATGGAGCGGATTGGTGGCGACCCGAAGAAGATCAATCCGCTAATCCCCGTCGATTTGGTCATCGATCACTCGGTCCAAGTCGATTTCTTCGGTACCGACACCTCGCTGCCGCAAAATGTTGCCATCGAATTCGAACGCAATCGCGAACGCTATGAGTTTTTACGGTGGGGACAAAAAGCATTTGACAATTTCCGAGTGGTCCCGCCCAATGTCGGAATCGTCCATCAAGTCAACCTCGAATACCTCGCTAAGGTCGTGGCCATTGTCGAAACCGAGGACGGCCCTGTCGCACTTCCCGATACACTCGTCGGCACCGACTCGCACACCACCATGATCAACGGCCTCGGCGTCTTGGGGTGGGGGGTTGGCGGAATCGAAGCGGAAGCCAACATGCTCGGCCAACCACTCTACATGCTGATGCCTGAAGTCGTTGGGTTTGAGTTGACTGGTGCGTTGCCACAAGGCGCCACCGCAACCGACATGGTTCTTCGTGTCGTCGAAATTTTACGACAAGAGGGCGTTGTTGGTAAATTTGTCGAGTTCTTTGGCAAAGGGATGAACAAAATGAGCGTCGCCGACCGAGCGACGATCGCCAACATGGCTCCCGAATATGGCGCAACGATGGGCTTCTTCCCCGTTGACGACATCACGCTCGAGTATATGCGGCAAACCGGACGAACCGAACAACAAGTCGACTTGGTCGAAAGGTACTGCAAAGAGCAAGGATTGTTCCGACTCGACGATGGTCCCGAACTCAACTACACCAAGCAGTTGTCTCTCGACTTGAGTACCGTCCAACCAAGTTTGGCTGGTCCGAAGCGTCCCCAAGACCGCATCGAACTGAAAGACATGAAAAAAGCGTTCGAGCATTCGCTCACCGCTCCGGTCGGCAAGACAGGATTCGGACTTAAAAATGACGATCTCGCTCGCACCGCAACGGTCCAAAACGATGGCAACTCGAGTGAAATCACCCACGGTGCCGTTGTCATCGCAGCAATCACCTCCTGTACCAATACCAGTAACCCGTCCGTCATGATTGGTGCCGGGTTGTTGGCCAAGAAAGCGGCCGAACGTGGCTTGAAAGTCGCTTCGCATGTCAAGACGAGCCTCGCTCCAGGGTCACGCGTTGTCACCGAGTACTTGGACAAGGCGGGTTTGACCGAAAGTCTCAACAAACTTGGTTTCAACACGGTGGGCTATGGATGCACGACTTGTATCGGTAACAGTGGCCCGCTTCCGGAGCCCGTTGCCAAAGCGATCAAAGCAGGCGATCTAGTCGCTTCAGCGGTACTGAGCGGCAACCGCAACTTTGAAGGGCGCGTCAATCCGTTGACCAAGGCGAACTATTTGGCTAGCCCTCCATTGGTCGTCGCCTATGCTCTTGCCGGAACGACGGATATCGACATGATCAACGAACCGCTTGGCCAAGATGACTCCGGCAACGACGTCTTCTTGAAAGATTTATGGCCAACCAACGAAGAGATTCGTGAAACGATGCTGCGTTCGATCGATCCGGAAATGTTCACTCGTCAATACGAAACATCCGTTTCCGGCAACGAACGTTGGAACGCGATTGACGTTGCCGATAGTGCGATTTATCCCTGGGACGACGACAGCACCTACATCCATCACCCACCGTTCCTCGACTCGGTCACTGGCGAAAAAGTGCCTTCGATCGGGCCGATCAAAGGAGCACGCGTGATGGCGTTACTTGGCGATTCGGTAACGACCGACCATATCTCACCCGCCGGAGCCATTGCCTCCGACGGACCCGCTGGCCAATTCTTGCAGAAATCAGGGGTCCCGATTCGCGAGTTCAACAGCTTCGGGTCGCGACGGGGTAACGACCGCGTCATGGTGCGAGGAACATTTGCCAACATTCGCATTCGCAACCAAATGGCACCGGGAACCGAAGGAGGCGTAACACGGCACCTACCCGACGGCGACGTGACGAGCATCTACGAAGCGTCGATGAAGTACCAGTCCGAAGGTGTCCCTCTTGTCGTCTTAGCAGGCACGGAATACGGAACCGGCAGCAGCCGTGACTGGGCCGCGAAGGGAACGATGCTGTTGGGCGTCAAGGCGGTGATCGCGGCTAGCTACGAGCGAATTCACCGCAGCAACCTGGTTGGCATGGGCGTTTTGCCACTTGAGTTCGCTGATGGTGCAACATGGCAATCACTCGGGCTGACAGGCGAAGAGATTATCGATATTCCGGATTTATCCGATTCCATGGAGCCTCGCTCGACGATCGTGGTTCACGCGACCGATGTGAACAACAACACCAAGACGTTCCCTTGCATCGTGCGAATTGACACGCCCGTTGAATTGAGCTACTTCCGTAACGGCGGCATCTTGCCGACGGTGCTAAGGAATTTGTCAGAGTCTAAATAG